In the genome of Mycobacterium kansasii ATCC 12478, one region contains:
- the nusG gene encoding transcription termination/antitermination protein NusG produces MTTFDGDTSAGEAVDLQEATTAQEVEAPAEEVDPAAALKAELRSKPGDWYVIHSYAGYENKVKANLETRVQNLDVGDYIFQVEVPTEEVTEIKNGQRKQVNRKVLPGYILVRMDLTDDSWAAVRNTPGVTGFVGATSRPSALSLDDVVKFLLPRGAAKKAAKGAASTAAVAEAGGLERPVVEVDYEVGESVTVMDGPFATLPATISEVNAEQQKLKVLVSIFGRETPVELTFSQVSKI; encoded by the coding sequence GTGACTACCTTCGACGGTGACACGTCCGCGGGTGAGGCGGTGGACCTGCAAGAGGCCACTACCGCCCAGGAAGTAGAAGCCCCCGCTGAAGAGGTCGACCCGGCCGCTGCGCTCAAGGCGGAACTGCGCAGCAAGCCCGGCGACTGGTACGTCATCCACTCCTACGCGGGTTACGAGAACAAGGTCAAAGCCAACCTGGAAACCCGGGTGCAGAACCTTGACGTCGGTGACTACATCTTCCAGGTGGAGGTGCCCACCGAAGAGGTCACCGAGATCAAGAACGGCCAACGCAAGCAGGTCAACCGCAAGGTGCTGCCCGGCTACATCCTGGTGCGCATGGACCTGACCGACGACTCCTGGGCAGCGGTGCGCAACACACCCGGGGTCACCGGGTTCGTCGGGGCAACCTCGCGCCCATCGGCGCTCTCCCTCGACGACGTGGTGAAGTTCCTGCTGCCCCGGGGAGCGGCGAAGAAGGCAGCGAAGGGTGCGGCCAGCACCGCCGCCGTCGCCGAAGCGGGCGGGCTGGAACGTCCCGTTGTCGAGGTCGACTACGAGGTGGGCGAATCGGTCACCGTCATGGACGGGCCGTTCGCCACATTGCCGGCCACCATCAGCGAAGTCAATGCCGAACAGCAGAAGCTCAAGGTGCTGGTCTCGATCTTCGGCCGCGAGACACCGGTGGAACTGACTTTCAGCCAGGTCTCCAAGATCTAG
- the secE gene encoding preprotein translocase subunit SecE: MSDERDAADGAASDGGATEDGSDGGGRTAVVTKSVVRPQRPTGKRSRQRAVEADEDAEDTEPSTATEVSKKGSAKKDTKSAGKSAKTSAKKSVKAKKTTKAGRPAARSANPFIFVYNYIKQVVAEMRKVIWPNRRQMITYTSVVLVFLAFMVALVGGADLGLGRLVMLVFG, from the coding sequence GACGAGCGCGACGCCGCCGACGGCGCCGCAAGCGACGGCGGCGCAACCGAGGACGGCAGCGACGGCGGTGGTCGCACGGCCGTGGTGACGAAGTCCGTGGTGCGGCCGCAACGACCGACCGGCAAGCGGTCTCGGCAGCGTGCGGTAGAGGCCGACGAGGACGCCGAGGACACGGAGCCGTCGACCGCGACCGAGGTCTCGAAGAAGGGCTCCGCCAAGAAAGACACGAAGTCGGCTGGGAAGTCGGCTAAGACGTCGGCTAAGAAGTCGGTGAAGGCCAAGAAAACCACGAAGGCCGGCAGGCCGGCCGCACGCTCGGCCAACCCGTTCATCTTCGTCTACAACTACATCAAGCAGGTTGTGGCCGAGATGCGGAAAGTGATCTGGCCTAACCGCAGGCAAATGATCACCTACACGTCGGTAGTGCTGGTGTTTCTTGCCTTCATGGTGGCGCTGGTGGGCGGCGCCGATCTCGGCCTGGGCAGGCTCGTGATGCTGGTGTTCGGCTGA
- the rplK gene encoding 50S ribosomal protein L11, translating to MPPKKKKVAGLIKLQIVAGQANPAPPVGPALGQHGVNIMEFCKAYNAATESQRGQVIPVEITVYEDRSFTFALKTPPAAKLLLKAAGVAKGSAEPHKTKVAKVSWDQVREIAETKKTDLNANDIDAAAKIIAGTARSMGITVE from the coding sequence ATGCCCCCGAAGAAGAAGAAGGTCGCCGGGCTGATCAAGCTGCAAATCGTGGCGGGTCAGGCCAACCCTGCGCCGCCGGTTGGTCCCGCGCTCGGTCAGCACGGCGTCAACATCATGGAGTTCTGCAAGGCGTACAACGCGGCGACGGAGAGCCAGCGCGGTCAGGTCATCCCGGTGGAGATCACGGTCTACGAGGACCGCAGCTTCACCTTCGCGCTGAAAACTCCGCCCGCCGCCAAGCTGCTGCTCAAGGCCGCAGGTGTGGCCAAGGGTTCAGCCGAGCCGCACAAGACCAAGGTTGCCAAGGTCAGCTGGGACCAGGTCCGCGAGATCGCCGAGACCAAGAAGACCGATCTCAACGCCAACGACATCGACGCCGCGGCCAAGATCATCGCCGGCACCGCCCGGTCGATGGGCATCACCGTTGAATAG